Below is a genomic region from Prunus persica cultivar Lovell chromosome G3, Prunus_persica_NCBIv2, whole genome shotgun sequence.
ATTCATATATGAGAGTTTTGCACATGAACTCAATCATTCTATTGCTAAACTTATATTACATACAAATGCTAATTATGTTGCAATATTGTGAATTTCGACCACATCAATGGTACATATTCACAGTCTGGCTAGCATAGCAAGACAGTTTGACAATGCGTGACTTCAATAATTGACTTGTGATATGAATCCAACAACTAATGGTTTCTTAATTTGCAAATGTTTGTGGAAATAAATATATGCAGATTAGCGATGGATGTCAATGGAGGAAATACGGTCAAAAGATGGCAAAGGGTAACCCTTGCCCACGTGCTTACTACCGTTGTACTATGGCCAATGGATGCCCCGTTCGCAAACAGGTGCAAAGATTGGCTGAGGACAAAACCATTCTCATAACCACTTATGAAGGAAATCACAGCCACCCTCTGCCTCCAGCAGCCACAGCCATGGCCAACACCACGTCAGCAGCAGCTGCCATGCTGCTATCAGGTTCAACTACAAGCAAGGAAGCTCaccaatatcatcatcatcatctagCAAATTCTGGCTTCTTCTCTAATTCCCAGCTGCCCTTCTTCGCTTCGTCCATGGCTACATTATCAGCCTCTGCACCATTTCCCACCATCACGCTGGACTTGACTCAGAGCCCCATGCAGCAATTCCACCGAATCCCGCCACCTTCCTCATCCACATTTCCTCTGCCTTTGCATGGTTATCACCAGCTTATGGGTGGGCTGGGGCATCCCATCCAAGCCCCGATGTATTTCCCTCCTAATTACAAGGCACCCCCACCATCTGCTGGACTGTCGCTATCAGGCGGCCAACGTAGTACTAGTACTCATTCTAGTGGCATGATTGAGACTGTTAGTGCAGCCATTGCTTCTGACCCCAATTTCACTGCAGCCCTAGCTGAGGCCATCTCAACTATTATGGCGGCACCCCGCCCCCACCAGGGCCATCAAGGGGGCATTAATATTAATGATGGAGACATCGCTAATAATAATGCAGCTAGAGGAGTAGTTGCAAGTACCAATAATTCCCCTCCTAGTGCTAATATTGGGGTTCGATCCTGATCATTACAGCCTGTATCCCCACAGCTTCCTCAGTCCTGCACCACTTTCTCCGCCAACTAATCATTTACTCATATGTCCTGTTGGGTCACTAGCTAgctatgttttgttttcaatccaTCTTAGATTCATGAGGGTGTTATATGCCATGAACTTAATTTCAACTGGCTGTTCGGAGATCGGGCGTTGTTTGTTCATGTTTGGGAGTCGAGTTGGGCTTAGATAATATTGTTTCGCACCTGTAAATATAGATGTGAATTATGCTTATACGAGTTGTATTACTGATCATCAAGTTTGATGAGACATCTTccttatacataaataaaaggttaattatatataaagaatGAGATGATAGAGTATAATGAAGATGTtacatattcaaattttttctgCCCAAGAAATCTGgagtttttttcttgaatttcactacaagaaaacattgttcatggccatggatacataTGGGGCATGGAATGGGGTGCCTAACTGCATTATCGGTGCTCATTGGATAGTGCAGTTAGCCTCCCTCTTGTGCCACtattaatgttgttttcttctaGTGTTTAGGtttgatatatgtatatatgtcaaTGTCGTTGATGCGCCAATCTCTATAAGTAAAAGACAGCCTTTAGTAATCTCTAaagttctaatttttttttgttttttttaataggcTAAGAATATTGCGTTTGTCATGGTACGTAGTTTGGTCCATATTTCAATTAGGTCTCCATATTTTTTCACTCATGTTGgatcacaaattttttaaagttaaaagTTAAGACCCATTATTAAGGCTTATTTTTCGATTCCACAAGAAGAAATGATATGTAGTactcaattaaaatatttactaaCGATCTAAaattagaataaaaataaaattggagcGTAATTGAAGTGTTTACTATTGAAATCACAAGCAGTTTGATTACGTACCTCCCTGAAAGGGATCAAAAGAAAGGTGATGCATGATTGAATTGAACTCATAGCATAGACAAGCACACACTGAGGGATTTTATtgaccaagaaaaagaaaaagttcgTTTCTAGCTTTATTATATTATGGGTTGGGCAGGGTCAGGGTCAGGGTCAGGGTCAGGGTCAGGGTCAGGGGCAGGGTTTTTTAAGTCAAGGAGCGCGCTCAAACTCCCAATCCCAACCCAAGTAATAATATAGAAGCCCACGAAAGAAACAACGGAACGGAGAAGTGAGGCCCCGCATTGCATAGGAGTGGGCCCCCCACGCCACACAAACTTTaggactaattataattacCGAGAGGGAGAAGAAGGTGATGGGAGTGGGGCCagcaaatttcaaatttcaaaagccATGCCAAGCCACCATAGTCGACCGTTGAGATAGTGTGAggtaaacaaaacaacaagaagaagaagattgggattagaaagagagagaaagtcagtcagtgtttttgtttggagaagaagagcaTTCACAATTTGCAAATTAGCTAGTGTCGTTGTTTGTTGGTAAGACAAATGAATAGGAGACGCCATGGCTGGCAACGCCCTTTCCACCCTTTGCAGGTATTTTCTtcctgtttttatttttctggtttggtttggttgcaGACAAAGACCTCTATCAGTCTATCTAAAACAAAATGCATTTGAATGCAATGCAGATTGTGGGAATTGCAGTTTACAGTTTTCTTGTGGTGTCCTTCTATACATTCTTTGGACTTTTCCTGGGAAACAGAATAGCCGAAATCACAGTCACCACAATCTTTTCCTTTGTGGTACTTTATACTACTCTCTACTCTTCTCTTATATACATACCTTGCTCAAGTTTATATCAATATTAGCTTAAGCTCAAGTTGACATCTGAATTCTCATATTGAAATTCAGGCTGTTTCAGTCATGTTCCTGTTCATAAGGTGCACAGCCACTGACCCAACTGACAAAACCAGCCTTAGGAAGAAGAAACCTAAAGCTCGCAAAGGCTATCCAAAGCTCAATTACGGGTTCATTTTGGGGCAGATTATAGTGAGGTTCTTTAGAAGAATGGAGAGAAAGATCCTCAGGACTTTCATAAGGAGGAGGTATCTCGATCCGTGGAAGACCGGCGCTCAGTTGGATCCATTGCTCCCATTTCCCTTTGTCCTCATGAAAGAAGACGCGGTCTCTCCCGATTTAAGGGAAGACGACATCTCCTTCTGCGCACTCTGCGATTTTGAGGTAAGGTTACGAGCTTATCTCACTCTCACGTCAGCGCACGGGCACACATTGATTTCGTATTTCTATAATATAATTCTATTTTCAGGTGAAAAAACACAGCAAACACTGCAGGACCTGCAACCGTTGTGTTGATGGCTTTGATCACCACTGCAGGGTGAGAAATCCTATCCTTGTTTGCTTCGTATTCATTTTGAGAAcacattcaaattcaattgtttttcttttccagtgGTTAAACAACTGCGTCGGGAAAAAGAATTACACCACATTTATTCTCCTCATGATTTTCGTTCTGTTATTGGTAAGTTCCATGTTTTGTCTCTTTGGCTTCTTTGAGAATTAAAACTCAGTCAACAAGTTGAGATTTCAATCTGTTTGCTTCACCTCTTGTTCACCAAGTCCAtggtataaaaaaattactgcTTCTGCTGACACAGCTAATCATAGAAGGAGCAACTGCAATTGCAATATTCATCAGGTGCTTCGTAGATAAAAATGGAATAGAGCAGGAGCTGAAGAGGAAACTCTACGTAGACTTCCCAAGAGGCGTTCTTGCAACGATATCGGTAGTTAGTTAACGTTGTCTCAACTTTCCATTGCAGCAATCTTCACTCATATACTCATTTTAACTTCATCAAAATCTTGCAGGTCTTGCTAACTTTAATGATAGCTTATGGTTCAGCAGCAATGGGacagctttttttctttcatgtgGTTCTAATACGGAAGGTACTTCGCAATTCTAATCTGCCAATAACCCAGCACTCCTTTTCGTTTGCCAATTGCCAGTTTCACAGTAGCATTGTAGGGTAGTATCTCATGAGGCGAAATTGGTAAAACCTGCTCCACCTTCTCACTAAAATATTGTGCACAATATATTCCTGCTGCAGGGAATGAGAACATATGACTATATCCTGGCAATGAAAGAGGAGAGCCAATCTATAGAAATGGATCCATTTGATGATTCAGATTTCTCCTCAGACTTGAGTAGTGATTTTGATTCACCTGAAAAGCCATCATTCATATCACGGTTTATATGCAGAGGACGAGGGGTAACTCAGGTACAGTCACATATCTTATACAGGCATACAGCCTTCCATAATTATGTTTCTTCAGATTTGGGAAGGCACACAAGTCCATCTGCCTAACTTATTGTATAAATTGACATTCCAAGTTTCAGAACACCAGAAGGCTGTCCATAAGAATTGACGGAGATCCTCAGCCGTCCACCTCAACAGTGAAACAAGGCTTCCGTGTCAGCATTGACCCGTGGAGACTGATAAAGTTGAGCAAGGAGAAAGCACTGATAGCAGCAGAGAAGGCCAGAGAAAGGATTGTGAAACAGAAGCCTCCTACAGAAGAGGATCCACTGAAACCACTACCATTGGAGACAAAATGTGGACCACTCACAGATAAAAACACGGCCACAGCAGGATCAGGCTTAACACCTCTTATATCCAAAGGGTGGATGCCAGGGTCACCCGGAAGGTTTCCAAGCCCAAGAAGGCGGTTTTCTGGTTCATCAACAATGTTCTCTGGCATTGTACCATCGCCACAGCAAAAGTACAGAAACAATTTTGACTTGAAATTGACAGAGGTGTCCAGAGAGCTGGAGACCTACATCTCAAGGCAGGTTCTATGTTCTGTTATAAAGAAGGACGGTACTGAGGCATCCCCAAGATAGGGAAGGGGtgttaaaacaaaaatctagATTCTCAGCCTTTGAGAAGAATCATTCATCGCCTGTGTGCTCTTGATATCATATGTGGATTTCTTTTTCGGAGACTAACGTTTACATGCATTGTTAAAATTATTACACCACCCATTGAAtgtaacttttgtttttgttttatggtaAATGCCCATTCAATGTAATTTTACTTCCATGGAAATGCAAGTTGATGGTATACATATTGCCCTGCATCAAACTGAAATTTCCTAGAATTTGGCTTCATCACCAAGCTCGTGTGTGCACAAAGCTTTTTTCTGGAGTAGTCAGCagtgttattttatttaatgtttAACATTTGTATCTGTTAGTGTTCAAGAAGAATAGATCCTGAAGTACAATAAAATCACTATTGCTGGAATGTTGCTTCAATAAAGTTGAAGAAATTTGCCTTTAATATTATGTTAGTTCTCTGATCATTTGGATGGTAATGAATATGACAACATCACATTTGCAGATGAGATGCACCCTGGACCCGGCAACATGAGAAGtgctttttgtgtgtgtgtgttaatTTCTTTCCATTGTATAACTTGAAAAGCAAGAGGGAAAAAAGCGTGTtttgaaattacaaaatttttCTATTTCCAATTTATGACAAAATCACTCAATTATTTGTTACTGCACACAAACTTACAAGATATACTCATTCTCTTAGTACCATCCCGCAAGGTACAAACCACAAATTGGCAACTCCACTCAACTTCTTATGTCGCGCAATTATATCCTCCAGCTATGTAATTGGCTGTTGCACTGAGAAATGGCAGGAATCGATTTTTTTCAACATTCACAGAAGGCAACTTTCATGAATCTACCAAGACAGAAACTGAACACCTTTGTTTTGATTACTTGAAATCCATATGTGATCAGATAGATAGTAACAATCCAAGTAATGCTCAGGGGAGATTCTCTCCTTGAGAGGCTCACAAGTTTCTGGAGAAACTAAGTCAGAATATCCTTGAATAGAAGAGCATTTCCATGGAGACTTTGAGGTCACATTAAGGGTAATATTGGATAAGCAAATGTCCAGAAAAGTGTCACCTTCTAAACCCTCTAGGAGACCTGCAGTTTTGATATTCTTTCCTACGAAATCTTTAAAAGTAATTTGCTCTATAATAGGGAGGGCATTTGGGTCATAAAACTCATCTGGGTGCTCCCCGTAGTGACTGGTGAACCTTATAGCTATATCTATACCATCCAAGGTCACGTTCGATACAAAGATATTTTTCACATAGCCGCCCCTTCCTGGGGAGGTCTTTATTCTGATACCTGTCTTAGAATTGAAAAAATGGAGGTTTTCTGCATGAACTTCTGACACACCTCCAGACATCTCACTTCCAATTGCAATTCCTGCGCTTGTTTCAGTTTTCCCAGCAATCCTACGAATGATTATGTTTCTACTGGGACGACCATATGAAATACCATACTCATCCCATCCACTTTTGATCGCTATCAGATCATCACCAGTGCTAATATAACAATCTTCAATGCAGACATTATCAGAAGAGTCTGGATGCATCAAAATGGACGGGtaagaacaaaattgtttgCTTATAGTTTACAACTACTAAACGAAGCTAAAACATAGTTTAAAATTGACGCAGTTGGTCAGGAGTGAAAGTGTATTATGTGCTTATTTGACACTAAGCAATTTTCAAGTGGGAGAATGAGGAATCCACAACAATGAAAGATACGCCAGTATTCACATTTAAGGGTAAGGATCAACATTTGATCCACGCATGCAAAACTATTAGTGTTTTGCTCTATAAGCGTTTACAAACAACCATGAGTGGATTTTGGGACCCTTCAGGTTTAGACAGAGTTATATGACAAGACCAACCATGAGTAATTCGTATATGtaaatgaaacaagaaaaagaaatgttaTCTTCACATAGAAAGGGAGATTTTGGTGATTCACCTGGATCAATCCCATCCGTgtttggtgactttggaggAGCAATGATTGTCACATTCTGGACAGTTACATGGCTGTTCATCCAGAAAAACAGTCTCAACTCTCCCTCTAATTCATAAAAGCTTCCCTTTTTCCTTAGTTTTAATATGATACTGAAAACACTTGAAATCTACCaaacaaggaagaaaaatgttaTTCAATCCTTGTGGCTAAAACTAACCTGCAATATACAGGGTGAATGGTCCAAAATGG
It encodes:
- the LOC18788100 gene encoding protein S-acyltransferase 18 isoform X2 → MNRRRHGWQRPFHPLQIVGIAVYSFLVVSFYTFFGLFLGNRIAEITVTTIFSFVAVSVMFLFIRCTATDPTDKTSLRKKKPKARKGYPKLNYGFILGQIIVRFFRRMERKILRTFIRRRYLDPWKTGAQLDPLLPFPFVLMKEDAVSPDLREDDISFCALCDFEVKKHSKHCRTCNRCVDGFDHHCRWLNNCVGKKNYTTFILLMIFVLLLLIIEGATAIAIFIRCFVDKNGIEQELKRKLYVDFPRGVLATISVLLTLMIAYGSAAMGQLFFFHVVLIRKGMRTYDYILAMKEESQSIEMDPFDDSDFSSDLSSDFDSPEKPSFISRFICRGRGVTQNTRRLSIRIDGDPQPSTSTVKQGFRVSIDPWRLIKLSKEKALIAAEKARERIVKQKPPTEEDPLKPLPLETKCGPLTDKNTATAGSGLTPLISKGWMPGSPGRFPSPRRRFSGSSTMFSGIVPSPQQKYRNNFDLKLTEVSRELETYISRQVLCSVIKKDGTEASPR
- the LOC18788100 gene encoding protein S-acyltransferase 18 isoform X1; translation: MNRRRHGWQRPFHPLQIVGIAVYSFLVVSFYTFFGLFLGNRIAEITVTTIFSFVAVSVMFLFIRCTATDPTDKTSLRKKKPKARKGYPKLNYGFILGQIIVRFFRRMERKILRTFIRRRYLDPWKTGAQLDPLLPFPFVLMKEDAVSPDLREDDISFCALCDFEVKKHSKHCRTCNRCVDGFDHHCRWLNNCVGKKNYTTFILLMIFVLLLLIIEGATAIAIFIRCFVDKNGIEQELKRKLYVDFPRGVLATISVLLTLMIAYGSAAMGQLFFFHVVLIRKGMRTYDYILAMKEESQSIEMDPFDDSDFSSDLSSDFDSPEKPSFISRFICRGRGVTQFQNTRRLSIRIDGDPQPSTSTVKQGFRVSIDPWRLIKLSKEKALIAAEKARERIVKQKPPTEEDPLKPLPLETKCGPLTDKNTATAGSGLTPLISKGWMPGSPGRFPSPRRRFSGSSTMFSGIVPSPQQKYRNNFDLKLTEVSRELETYISRQVLCSVIKKDGTEASPR
- the LOC18788011 gene encoding probable polygalacturonase, yielding MRRSSTLVDVFLLLALFSGAPWAVKGSPHCSKRANTGEIRPHSVTITEFGAVGDGVTLNTKAFQNAIFYLNSFTDKGGAKLFVPAGRWLTGSFHLISHLTLWLDKDAEILGSTNSDDWPVVEPLPSYGRGRELIGGRHQSLIYGRNLTDVIITGDNGTIDGQGSIWWNWFHNKTLNYTRPHLVELMNSTGIVISNLTFLNSPFWTIHPVYCSHVTVQNVTIIAPPKSPNTDGIDPDSSDNVCIEDCYISTGDDLIAIKSGWDEYGISYGRPSRNIIIRRIAGKTETSAGIAIGSEMSGGVSEVHAENLHFFNSKTGIRIKTSPGRGGYVKNIFVSNVTLDGIDIAIRFTSHYGEHPDEFYDPNALPIIEQITFKDFVGKNIKTAGLLEGLEGDTFLDICLSNITLNVTSKSPWKCSSIQGYSDLVSPETCEPLKERISPEHYLDCYYLSDHIWISSNQNKGVQFLSW